In one Mycobacteroides chelonae genomic region, the following are encoded:
- a CDS encoding PQQ-dependent sugar dehydrogenase, translated as MLIRCRSRRAGDIRPNPTTGPTNEPSGRRLIVGSVAALAGTVTLLSGCVRFDPTQDQPFTEVPSRGIAQTTTTPPPPLPGKPFPKQCAADGVMQGCLEATSGLIMGSDGKTALVAERATGAVKEIATSAEPKVKTTIPVDPSGDGGLSDIVLSPSYQQDRLMYAYISTPTDNRVIRIADGDVPKDILTGIPKGPNGNAGSLAFISPTTLVVQTGTGGNPAAANDPNSLAGKVIRIEQPTTIDQAAPTTAISGLGDGGSMCVDAANGALYVTDRSPVGDRLQKLTKDGKITTVWTWPDKPGVAGCAALDSSVMVNLVFNQTTVVVRQNPETGAVTGDPEVLRQKEQHGHVRALKLSADGNVWGGSINKDFGTATPTEDVVFPLFPKGGGFPRANDDLD; from the coding sequence ATGCTCATTCGCTGCCGGAGCCGCAGGGCCGGCGACATCCGGCCAAATCCCACGACGGGACCGACCAATGAGCCATCGGGGAGAAGACTGATTGTCGGTTCGGTGGCGGCGTTGGCCGGGACGGTGACCCTGCTCTCGGGTTGCGTGCGGTTCGATCCCACCCAGGATCAGCCGTTCACCGAGGTCCCCAGCCGCGGGATTGCCCAGACCACGACCACCCCGCCGCCACCGTTGCCGGGTAAACCGTTTCCCAAGCAGTGCGCCGCCGACGGCGTGATGCAGGGATGCCTGGAAGCCACCAGCGGCCTCATCATGGGCAGCGATGGCAAGACCGCTTTGGTCGCCGAGCGGGCGACGGGTGCCGTCAAAGAGATCGCGACGAGCGCCGAGCCGAAGGTGAAGACCACCATCCCCGTCGACCCCTCCGGGGACGGTGGACTGTCCGATATCGTGCTCTCCCCCTCATACCAGCAGGACCGGCTGATGTACGCTTACATCAGTACCCCCACCGACAACCGGGTGATCCGCATCGCCGACGGCGATGTGCCCAAGGACATTCTCACTGGAATTCCGAAGGGCCCCAACGGTAATGCCGGATCGCTGGCGTTCATCAGCCCCACCACGCTGGTGGTCCAGACCGGCACCGGCGGTAATCCGGCCGCAGCCAATGATCCGAACTCGCTGGCCGGCAAGGTGATCCGCATCGAACAGCCGACCACCATCGACCAGGCCGCACCGACCACCGCCATCAGCGGCCTCGGCGACGGCGGATCGATGTGCGTGGACGCTGCTAACGGCGCGCTATACGTCACCGACCGCTCCCCCGTCGGCGACCGGCTACAAAAGCTGACCAAGGACGGCAAGATCACGACAGTCTGGACCTGGCCCGACAAACCCGGGGTGGCGGGCTGCGCCGCGTTGGACAGCTCGGTGATGGTCAACCTGGTCTTCAACCAGACCACCGTCGTGGTGCGCCAGAACCCGGAGACCGGCGCGGTCACTGGCGATCCCGAAGTGCTCCGCCAGAAAGAGCAGCACGGTCACGTACGCGCGCTCAAGCTCTCGGCCGACGGGAACGTCTGGGGCGGTTCCATCAACAAGGACTTCGGCACCGCCACCCCCACCGAGGACGTGGTGTTCCCGCTGTTCCCGAAGGGCGGCGGATTCCCCCGCGCCAACGACGACCTGGACTAA
- a CDS encoding Lrp/AsnC family transcriptional regulator, with the protein MTNTKRRLLRVADPGNGSAAFQLDEASKAIVEELQQDGRRPYATIGKSVGLSEAAVRQRVQRMIDAGVMQIVAVTDPMQLGFARQAMIGIKCSGDTTEVADRLAELDAVDYVVLTAGTFDAIVEVVCEDDDDLLVLLNKQIRAVPGVTSTETLVYLKLVKQQYNWGTR; encoded by the coding sequence GTGACCAACACGAAACGGCGTCTGTTGCGGGTCGCCGATCCGGGTAACGGCTCGGCTGCATTCCAGCTCGATGAGGCTTCCAAAGCGATTGTCGAGGAGCTTCAGCAGGATGGGCGGCGCCCATACGCGACCATCGGTAAGTCGGTGGGCCTCTCGGAGGCGGCGGTGCGTCAACGAGTGCAACGCATGATCGACGCCGGTGTCATGCAGATCGTGGCGGTCACCGATCCAATGCAGCTGGGGTTCGCGCGCCAGGCCATGATCGGCATCAAATGCTCCGGTGACACCACTGAGGTGGCCGACCGGCTCGCGGAGCTGGATGCGGTCGACTACGTAGTGCTCACTGCTGGAACCTTCGACGCGATCGTCGAGGTGGTCTGCGAGGACGACGACGACCTGTTGGTTCTGCTGAACAAGCAGATTCGTGCCGTGCCCGGGGTGACCTCCACGGAAACCCTGGTTTATCTGAAACTAGTGAAACAACAATACAATTGGGGTACACGGTGA
- a CDS encoding FAD-dependent monooxygenase — translation MRVAVIGAGIGGLTAAAALRANGIDVIVYEKAHELREVGAGVVVANNGQRALDAVGLGDRVREVGTHIERTVWSTWHGEDVPVPPAWPSVTPGRPVTSLPVHRGELQQALLGALPAGAVHLGRPCQDVIETAEGARIVFADGSEEHADIVVGADGIHSAVQQIVAGPVELSSEGIMAYRGLIPVERLDDSVDLQRMQMWLGPGRSFLIYPVSRGRLLNIVAFTATDLDAEESWTAPGDVRALAAEFADWAHPVPAIIDALPETFRWGLYDRKSLGRWSTDRITLLGDAAHPVTPHLGQGANMAIEDAVVLATVLAGASVADVPQRLALYESLRRDRTSRIQQNARQAGAIYRATDLSAQEQAAGLTAILAGDWIPDYDAAAAAEAALASL, via the coding sequence ATGCGTGTAGCGGTCATCGGCGCCGGAATCGGTGGGCTCACTGCAGCGGCGGCATTGCGCGCCAACGGTATCGACGTCATCGTCTATGAGAAGGCGCACGAACTGCGCGAGGTGGGCGCGGGCGTCGTCGTCGCGAACAACGGCCAGCGCGCACTCGATGCCGTGGGCCTTGGCGATCGGGTACGGGAGGTCGGCACGCATATCGAACGCACCGTGTGGAGCACCTGGCACGGAGAAGATGTCCCGGTGCCGCCTGCGTGGCCGTCGGTCACCCCGGGACGCCCGGTGACCTCCCTGCCCGTACACCGCGGCGAACTACAACAGGCGCTGCTGGGCGCACTACCCGCCGGGGCCGTCCACCTCGGGCGCCCCTGCCAGGACGTGATCGAAACCGCCGAAGGAGCCCGCATCGTCTTCGCCGACGGCTCCGAGGAGCACGCCGACATCGTCGTCGGTGCCGATGGCATCCACTCGGCGGTGCAGCAGATAGTCGCAGGCCCCGTTGAGCTGTCCAGCGAGGGCATCATGGCCTACCGCGGTTTGATTCCCGTCGAACGCCTCGACGACTCCGTCGACCTCCAGCGGATGCAGATGTGGCTCGGCCCTGGGCGCAGTTTCCTCATCTATCCGGTCTCCCGAGGGCGGTTGCTGAACATCGTGGCCTTCACGGCCACCGATCTCGATGCCGAGGAATCGTGGACGGCACCGGGTGATGTGCGGGCCCTCGCGGCGGAGTTCGCGGATTGGGCACACCCCGTTCCGGCCATTATCGACGCACTTCCAGAAACCTTCCGGTGGGGACTTTACGATCGAAAGTCGTTGGGCCGATGGTCAACTGACCGCATCACCCTTCTCGGCGACGCCGCGCACCCGGTAACCCCGCATCTGGGCCAGGGCGCGAACATGGCGATCGAGGACGCGGTCGTGCTCGCCACCGTTCTCGCGGGCGCTTCGGTGGCCGATGTCCCCCAGCGGCTGGCCTTGTACGAGTCCCTGCGGCGTGACCGCACAAGTCGTATTCAGCAGAACGCACGCCAAGCGGGCGCGATCTACCGCGCCACCGATCTCAGCGCCCAGGAGCAAGCCGCCGGACTCACCGCGATCCTGGCCGGTGATTGGATACCCGACTACGACGCCGCCGCGGCGGCCGAGGCGGCGTTGGCCTCGCTCTAA
- a CDS encoding DoxX family protein, with protein MTGHSDDPQVWRKPPELVDPEDDVPSATYGGDFETTAIPHYQGEKLTSSHDVKEVGPLYDPAPLPYAEPATTQISSEAVQARHAAPWGTQDPTGDRRGTQDLGLLLLRVGVGAVLIAHGLRKVFGWWGGTGLNGFESTLTDRGFKYADILTYVGVTAELGAGVLLILGLLTPLAGAAGLAFMVNVLLSDMVSDKANRYAIFWPDGHEFELLMIVALIAVILVGPGRYGFDAGRGWARRPFVGSFAALLLGLGAAAAIWVFLNGTNPLA; from the coding sequence GTGACCGGTCATTCGGACGATCCGCAGGTGTGGCGTAAGCCGCCCGAACTGGTCGACCCTGAAGACGATGTGCCGTCGGCCACCTATGGCGGCGATTTCGAGACCACGGCAATCCCGCATTACCAGGGGGAAAAGCTGACGAGCTCCCACGACGTGAAAGAGGTTGGACCGTTGTACGATCCAGCGCCGCTGCCCTATGCCGAACCTGCCACCACCCAGATATCTTCCGAGGCGGTGCAGGCGCGACATGCTGCGCCGTGGGGCACCCAAGACCCGACGGGCGACCGTCGCGGCACCCAAGACCTTGGACTGTTGTTGCTGCGTGTCGGCGTGGGCGCGGTGCTCATCGCGCACGGATTGCGCAAGGTTTTCGGCTGGTGGGGCGGCACCGGCCTCAATGGTTTCGAATCGACGCTGACTGATCGCGGCTTCAAGTACGCCGACATCCTTACTTATGTCGGTGTCACCGCAGAGCTCGGCGCCGGGGTACTGCTGATTCTCGGTCTGCTGACGCCGCTGGCGGGGGCGGCCGGGCTGGCCTTCATGGTCAATGTGCTGCTGTCTGACATGGTGTCCGACAAGGCGAACCGGTACGCGATCTTTTGGCCCGACGGGCACGAGTTCGAGCTGTTGATGATCGTCGCGCTCATCGCGGTGATCCTCGTAGGCCCTGGTCGGTACGGGTTTGACGCCGGAAGGGGCTGGGCCCGCAGGCCGTTTGTGGGCTCCTTCGCCGCGCTGCTGCTGGGCCTGGGTGCCGCGGCTGCCATCTGGGTGTTCCTCAACGGAACGAACCCACTCGCTTAG
- a CDS encoding gamma-aminobutyraldehyde dehydrogenase codes for MSAPSSWINGRLVTTRGDTHRVINPATGTTVAELSLATPDDADAAVAAARAAGPGWACSTPADRAAVLAKLAAAMAANADTLVAEEVSQTGKPVRLASEFDVPGSIDNVEFFAGAARHLDGKATAEYSPDHTSSIRREAAGVVATITPWNYPLQMAVWKVLPALAAGCTVVIKPSELTPLTTLTLARLATEAGLPDGVLNVVTGRGDDVGSTLAGHPDVDLVTFTGSTAVGRKVMAAAAVHGHRTQLELGGKAPFVVFDDADLDAAIQGAVAGAIINSGQDCTAATRAIVARDLYDDFVAGVGEVMNKIVVGDPLDPNTDIGPLISAPHRARVASIVDRAPAQGGRIVSGASSPDLPGFFYRPTLIADVAETSEAYRDEIFGPVLTVRAFSDDDDALRQANDTAYGLAASAWTRDVYRAQRASRQIKAGCVWINDHIPIVSEMPHGGFGASGFGKDMSDYSLEEYLTIKHVMSDITGTAEKDWHRTIFAKR; via the coding sequence GTGAGCGCACCAAGCAGCTGGATCAATGGCCGCCTCGTCACAACCCGCGGCGATACGCATCGCGTGATCAACCCCGCGACCGGGACAACCGTCGCCGAACTAAGCCTGGCGACCCCCGACGACGCCGATGCGGCAGTGGCGGCAGCCAGGGCCGCGGGGCCCGGCTGGGCCTGCTCAACCCCCGCCGACCGTGCCGCTGTCCTGGCCAAACTGGCCGCCGCCATGGCAGCCAACGCCGACACGCTGGTGGCCGAGGAGGTCTCCCAGACGGGTAAGCCGGTGCGCCTGGCATCGGAGTTCGATGTGCCCGGCAGCATCGACAATGTCGAGTTTTTCGCGGGTGCCGCAAGACATCTGGATGGTAAGGCCACGGCCGAATACTCGCCCGACCACACCTCCAGCATCCGGCGCGAGGCCGCCGGGGTGGTCGCCACCATTACCCCGTGGAACTACCCGCTGCAGATGGCGGTGTGGAAGGTGCTGCCCGCACTGGCGGCGGGGTGCACGGTGGTGATCAAGCCCAGCGAGCTGACACCGCTGACCACACTGACGCTGGCACGCCTGGCCACCGAGGCCGGGCTGCCCGATGGTGTGCTCAACGTTGTCACCGGACGCGGCGATGACGTGGGCAGCACCCTCGCGGGCCACCCCGATGTGGATTTGGTGACCTTCACCGGGTCCACCGCTGTCGGCCGAAAGGTGATGGCCGCGGCCGCCGTTCATGGGCATCGAACACAGCTGGAGCTCGGCGGCAAGGCACCCTTCGTCGTGTTCGACGACGCCGACCTGGATGCCGCCATTCAGGGCGCGGTCGCCGGCGCGATCATCAACTCCGGCCAGGACTGCACGGCCGCGACCCGGGCGATCGTCGCCCGCGATCTGTACGACGACTTCGTCGCCGGAGTCGGCGAGGTGATGAACAAGATCGTCGTCGGCGATCCCTTGGATCCGAACACCGATATCGGACCGCTCATTTCGGCCCCCCATCGCGCCAGAGTCGCGAGCATCGTGGACCGCGCCCCCGCTCAGGGCGGCCGAATCGTCAGCGGTGCAAGCTCACCCGATCTGCCGGGATTCTTCTACCGGCCCACCCTGATCGCCGATGTCGCGGAGACATCCGAGGCCTACCGCGACGAGATCTTCGGCCCGGTGCTCACCGTGCGCGCATTCTCCGATGACGACGACGCACTACGGCAGGCGAACGACACCGCCTATGGCCTTGCCGCCTCGGCATGGACGCGCGATGTCTACCGCGCGCAGCGGGCCTCGCGCCAGATCAAGGCGGGTTGCGTGTGGATCAACGACCACATCCCCATCGTCAGCGAGATGCCACACGGCGGATTCGGCGCGTCCGGCTTCGGCAAGGACATGTCCGACTACTCCCTTGAGGAGTATCTGACCATCAAGCACGTGATGAGCGACATCACCGGTACCGCCGAAAAGGACTGGCACCGAACTATTTTCGCGAAACGTTAG
- a CDS encoding MarR family winged helix-turn-helix transcriptional regulator, whose product MPGQPSGNSAREIEELVAATDALYFAMRRGRTSPAGTQAGMSRSQLELLAPLLDRESMSVSQLAGTAGVAVPTATRALKQLEERGVVERTRSASDDRLVLVGLTTAGRTRVVNAQVAFRARQHAVFAELAGADRRAMTTSLTRLAALINDNLDARP is encoded by the coding sequence GTGCCAGGACAACCGAGCGGAAACAGTGCCCGTGAGATCGAAGAGCTGGTGGCGGCCACGGACGCGCTGTACTTCGCGATGCGCCGGGGGCGAACGTCGCCCGCGGGGACGCAGGCGGGGATGAGTCGCTCGCAGCTCGAGCTGCTGGCACCGCTACTGGACCGGGAATCGATGTCGGTGAGTCAGCTGGCCGGGACGGCGGGAGTGGCGGTGCCGACGGCCACGCGCGCGCTCAAGCAGTTAGAAGAACGGGGTGTGGTCGAACGCACCCGCTCGGCGTCGGATGACCGGTTGGTCCTGGTGGGCTTGACCACCGCCGGGCGCACTCGGGTGGTCAACGCACAGGTGGCCTTTCGGGCACGGCAGCACGCGGTCTTCGCCGAATTGGCGGGTGCTGACCGCCGTGCGATGACCACGAGCCTTACCCGGCTCGCGGCGCTCATCAACGACAACTTGGACGCGCGGCCCTAA
- a CDS encoding APC family permease, whose amino-acid sequence MSSDNPVESKGLRGGAMGLLSSVVVGLASTAPAYSLAATLGLIVASGGALLAGVKAPAIVLISFIPIYLIAVAYQELNKAEPDCGTTFTWASRTFGPIVGWLGGWGIIAADVIVMANLAQIAGAYSFTFVGDLGWSAAASLADSTLWSTVAGVLWIVIMTYICYRGIEVSVRLQYGLLLVEMVVLVVVSIIALIKVYTHNAEAYSLLPSLSWFWPGGLDFGTVIAPAVLTTIFIYWGWDTAVACNEESDDPGRTPGRAAVLSTFLLLATYALVSVAAVAFAGVGTEGIGLGNQENAADVFAAIGPELFGDSFLGHVGMLLLSASILTSASACTQTTILPTARTTLSMGVYKALPESFASIHRTYLTPTTSTVAMGAVSIACYVLFTIISTNLLTALIGSVGLMIAFYYGLTGFACVWFYRRTLTQSARNFMMRGAIPLLGGIALTVIFAYGLIQYAKPDWLIDDAGNNVTVFGYGAVAVVGIGALVLGVVVMLLWRVAAPPFFLGETLPRRSADLVLAPAGATAHFGVPDAVEAQQTVIAGDLSNLPEGEVAVNPQTGEEFTKD is encoded by the coding sequence ATGAGCTCAGATAACCCCGTCGAGAGCAAGGGACTCAGGGGCGGCGCGATGGGGCTGCTGTCCAGCGTTGTCGTCGGGCTGGCGTCCACGGCACCGGCCTACAGCCTGGCCGCCACCCTGGGGCTGATCGTCGCCAGCGGCGGCGCCCTGCTCGCCGGCGTCAAGGCGCCCGCCATCGTGCTGATCTCGTTCATCCCGATTTATCTGATCGCGGTGGCCTATCAGGAACTGAACAAGGCCGAACCGGACTGCGGGACCACGTTCACCTGGGCGTCGCGCACCTTCGGGCCGATCGTCGGATGGCTGGGCGGCTGGGGGATCATCGCCGCGGACGTCATCGTGATGGCCAACCTGGCCCAGATCGCGGGCGCCTATTCGTTCACCTTCGTCGGCGACCTGGGCTGGTCGGCGGCAGCCAGTCTGGCTGACAGCACCCTGTGGTCCACAGTGGCGGGCGTTCTGTGGATCGTGATCATGACGTATATCTGCTACCGCGGTATCGAAGTCTCGGTGCGCTTGCAGTACGGACTCTTGCTGGTCGAGATGGTTGTTCTGGTCGTCGTCTCGATCATCGCGTTGATCAAGGTCTACACCCATAACGCCGAGGCCTACTCGCTGCTGCCGTCCTTGTCCTGGTTCTGGCCCGGGGGCTTGGACTTCGGCACCGTGATCGCACCGGCAGTATTGACGACGATCTTCATCTACTGGGGCTGGGATACCGCGGTGGCCTGCAATGAGGAGTCCGATGACCCCGGACGTACGCCCGGGCGCGCCGCGGTGCTGTCCACCTTCCTGTTGCTGGCCACCTACGCGCTGGTCAGTGTGGCCGCGGTGGCCTTCGCGGGAGTCGGCACGGAGGGGATAGGCCTGGGTAATCAGGAGAATGCGGCGGATGTGTTCGCGGCTATCGGTCCCGAACTGTTCGGTGACAGCTTCCTCGGACATGTGGGGATGCTCTTGCTCTCCGCCTCCATCCTGACGTCGGCCTCGGCCTGCACCCAGACCACGATCCTGCCGACGGCCCGCACGACCCTGTCGATGGGTGTCTACAAGGCCCTACCGGAATCGTTCGCCTCGATCCACCGCACGTACTTGACGCCGACCACCTCCACCGTGGCGATGGGTGCGGTCTCGATCGCGTGCTACGTGCTCTTTACGATCATCAGCACCAACCTGCTGACCGCGCTGATCGGATCGGTCGGCCTGATGATTGCTTTCTACTACGGGCTCACCGGCTTCGCGTGTGTGTGGTTTTACCGTCGGACGCTCACACAGAGTGCTCGCAATTTCATGATGCGAGGTGCGATCCCGTTGCTCGGTGGAATCGCGCTGACGGTCATCTTCGCTTACGGACTGATTCAGTACGCCAAGCCCGACTGGCTCATCGATGATGCCGGTAACAACGTCACCGTCTTCGGATACGGAGCTGTGGCGGTGGTCGGTATCGGCGCGCTGGTGCTCGGCGTGGTTGTGATGCTGCTGTGGCGGGTGGCCGCGCCGCCGTTCTTCCTGGGGGAGACGTTGCCGCGGCGCAGCGCCGATTTGGTGCTGGCTCCGGCCGGGGCCACCGCCCACTTCGGGGTGCCCGATGCGGTCGAGGCGCAACAGACCGTCATCGCCGGCGATCTGTCCAACCTCCCCGAGGGTGAGGTCGCGGTGAATCCGCAGACGGGTGAGGAGTTCACCAAGGATTAG